GCCGGGGACGGTTGGTATCGCACGGGCGACGGCGGCTTCTTCGATGAGCGGGGACACTTTCACTACAAGGGGCGCATGGGGGACCAGATCAAATCCTCCGGGACGCTGGTCACACCGCGCGAAGTCGAGCTGGTCCTCGAGGGCTTCGAAGAGGTCTCGTCGGCGTACGTGATGGGGTTGCCGCACGCAGATCGGGGTGAGGACATCGCGGCGGCGGTGGTGCTTCGGCCGGGTGCGCATGCCGAGCCGAATGCGCTGCGCGCGCGGGTAAAGGAAGAGATTGCGTCGTACAAGGTGCCGCGCCATTTGGCGGTTCTCGCGGACTCGAAGGAGTTGCCGTGGCTCGCGAGTGGCAAGGTCGACCTTCGCGCTCTGAAGAAGCGGCTTCTCGAACGGTTCTCGTAGGTCCCGGACGCACGGTTGCGGGTGCCTCCGCGCGGGACTAGCGTTCTGTCCCATGAGTGCCTTTGAAATGATCGACTACAAGGTCGCGAAGTCCGTCGCCTGGGTCACCCTGAATCGCCCAGATCGGCTGAACTGCTTCAACCTGCAGATGCGTGCCGAGCTGAAGAAGGTCTGGCGTGACCTGCGGCACGACGACTCGGTCCGCGCGATCGTTCTGACCGGCGCCGGTGATCGCGCGTTCTGCACCGGCATCGATCGCGAGGAGGCGATGGGCGACGATACCCCCGCCGCCGCGCCCAGCTACGTGCACTACGACGACGTCGGCGACGATCTCTGCCCGAAGAGCAACGATCTCTGGAAGCCGATCATCGCTGCGGTGAACGGAATGGCCGCGGGCGGTGCATTCTACATGCTCGGCGAGGCCGACATCATCATCTGCACGGAGGAGGCGACCTTCTTCGATCCGCACGTCACCTACGGAATGGTCGCGACCTACGAGACCGTCCACATGGGCTACCGCATTCCGCTCGGCGAGCTCCTCCGGATGCAGCTCTTGGGCGCTCACGAACGCATGTCCGCCGAGCGCGCCCATCAGATCGGCCTCGTAAGCGAGGTCTGCCCGAAGGACGAGTTGCAGAACCGCGCCCGCTGGATCGCCGAAACCATCGCCGAGCGTCCGGCCAAGAGCATCCAGGGCACCGTCTACGCGGCCTGGTCCACTACCGAGCACCCGCGC
The Candidatus Binatia bacterium genome window above contains:
- a CDS encoding enoyl-CoA hydratase/isomerase family protein, with product MSAFEMIDYKVAKSVAWVTLNRPDRLNCFNLQMRAELKKVWRDLRHDDSVRAIVLTGAGDRAFCTGIDREEAMGDDTPAAAPSYVHYDDVGDDLCPKSNDLWKPIIAAVNGMAAGGAFYMLGEADIIICTEEATFFDPHVTYGMVATYETVHMGYRIPLGELLRMQLLGAHERMSAERAHQIGLVSEVCPKDELQNRARWIAETIAERPAKSIQGTVYAAWSTTEHPRSRALEQSKLYLAQAHDPANMAEGQRFFSSGKRVEWKKR